From one Amaranthus tricolor cultivar Red isolate AtriRed21 chromosome 17, ASM2621246v1, whole genome shotgun sequence genomic stretch:
- the LOC130803517 gene encoding uncharacterized protein LOC130803517, producing the protein MPEKMVVEKRGELKNKMILGSDVVEPRNPLLMAPPDCREIVYYVLDLNTAEVSSLPRIVFGNGCQPPAGVVGSTLYVFGGGKSFSSGDGDDSAKSKPKKGKRKQKGLFSCHMLDLTKPKDGWRLATAGLDQSPAVRANGAWPEGIVEFGGKIYVFDNSESGFIGEVFDPQHNNWRRLKSPPFPPPPCGDGDQLFDYRTLTLPIMADHKRNRIMVYFQYIKTIYAYYPCEDQWRCLVEDLKGGWLRWGEPVTIADDGVIYIHNPRMKAFFRAYDTVTKEWLNVRLSPEAEAKADYQSYLIYSEYDALLYRGNGVLCLIHSVFRCDDIPSFEHIVQFKVQLVNLNANSKDVLVTPLSSQNYNLPSRCSTFHYLPV; encoded by the coding sequence ATGCCGGAAAAAATGGTGGTGGAAAAGAGAGGGGAATTGAAGAATAAGATGATATTAGGGAGCGACGTGGTTGAACCTAGGAACCCTTTACTTATGGCACCTCCTGATTGTCGTGAAATTGTTTACTATGTTTTGGATCTGAACACTGCTGAAGTCTCATCACTTCCTCGTATCGTGTTTGGTAATGGTTGTCAGCCTCCCGCGGGTGTTGTGGGATCTACACTTTATGTTTTTGGGGGCGGCAAATCGTTCTCCTCCGGTGACGGTGATGATTCCGCAAAATCAAAACCCAAGAAAGGTAAGAGGAAACAGAAAGGCTTATTCTCATGTCATATGCTAGATCTTACCAAACCTAAAGATGGTTGGAGACTAGCCACCGCTGGGCTCGATCAGTCACCAGCCGTAAGGGCCAATGGGGCGTGGCCAGAAGGTATCGTCGAATTTGGTGGGAAGATATATGTTTTTGACAACTCTGAATCTGGTTTTATTGGCGAGGTTTTCGATCCTCAACATAATAATTGGCGTCGCTTAAAGTCGCCTCCGTTCCCACCGCCACCGTGTGGTGATGGGGATCAGTTGTTTGATTACCGCACACTAACTCTTCCGATTATGGCGGATCACAAAAGAAACAGAATCATGGTGTACTTCCAGTATATCAAAACGATTTATGCCTATTATCCATGTGAGGATCAATGGCGGTGTCTGGTTGAGGACCTTAAAGGTGGATGGCTAAGGTGGGGAGAGCCCGTGACTATCGCAGATGATGGGGTTATCTATATTCATAATCCTAGAATGAAGGCATTCTTTAGGGCTTATGATACAGTCACTAAGGAATGGTTGAACGTAAGACTGTCCCCTGAGGCTGAGGCTAAAGCCGACTATCAATCTTATCTTATCTATAGCGAATATGATGCCTTATTATATCGGGGCAATGGCGTGCTGTGCTTGATCCATTCCGTTTTTCGTTGTGACGACATCCCCTCCTTTGAACATATTGTCCAATTCAAAGTCCAACTCGTCAACTTGAATGCCAACTCTAAGGATGTTCTTGTCACTCCGCTTTCTTCCCAAAATTATAATCTCCCCTCTCGCTGCAGTACTTTTCACTACCTCCCTGTCTAG
- the LOC130803519 gene encoding uncharacterized protein LOC130803519 — MTQGAKKKKRQQKKKNSKDEISEDKIIEKISALCEQERFQECSDFIISLDDEWLKNLKVYSVKVHALASLRRFDEVLALQKRLEEFGHKTTLALSVWFMFAYANRKQNNILEAYLLYKYVHDQKGAVHVDDEIFKGCLKWIKRLQPKVQPDLDRIAVERASKFLDDERAASSSTKAPASSSTKAATSSTKAPASSSTKAATSSTKAPASSSTKAATSSTQGCFHPTKAASTPTKAASTSTLVASASTLAIPSLTLDPSPLVVDASSQKMMKFTEDGVIYFEMTQLDEFSYLGVMKIGGSFFPKSCIKIDENSTSDVSIRLKKNSCLLNIEFSMYFHSLSSRVAIVEPVRPVKAFFELKLEDFKSKAMAQTCKKWWEYIKDDFLSIFRGVICGMLAIYSDQKVCSDLEKSLYVTEEGEAKIFHISQEKFTFSQAQKEVYDLLSIIEGVITLIRPRSRQDLETWRKEFELSYELPLELVHFLNSLRVRKICDSIHPMFLIDHPFFWSINHRVSFIRFLEEAIKERLINKNLFKVEMNRMFRNQNWRIEVSNDMLLSEIYNYKGHAFYVESIHVINFIHAVFSHANDYQYDTIRGKEGGLTLEERESLITKVFPSLYTKLYDTLCNHAKNSSGKYTKSFSDVLKSFSSCGSQY; from the exons ATGACTCAAGGTGCTAAAAAGAAGAAACGGcagcaaaagaaaaagaattcaaAGGATGAAATTTCAGAGGATAAAATAATAGAGAAGATTTCAGCTTTGTGCGAGCAAGAAAGATTCCAAGAGTGCTCGGATTTTATCATTTCTCTTGATGATGAGTGgttgaaaaatttaaaagtctATTCTGTGAAAGTGCATGCACTTGCAAGTTTGAGACGGTTTGACG AGGTATTAGCTTTGCAAAAACGACTCGAAGAATTTGGACATAAAACGACTTTGGCACTTAGTGTATGGTTTATGTTTGC TTATGCCAACAGAaagcaaaataatattttggaaGCATATCTTCTTTATAAATATGTGCATGATCAGAAGGGTGCAGTGCATGTAGATGATGAAATATTCAAAGGTTGTCTCAAATGGATAAAAAGACTACAACCGAAAGTTCAACCAGATTTGGATAGAATTGCAGTGGAAAGAGCTAGTAAATTTTTAGATGATGAGCGTGCTGCCTCCTCTTCCACCAAGGCTCCTGCCTCCTCTTCCACCAAGGCTGCCACCTCTTCCACCAAGGCTCCTGCCTCCTCTTCCACCAAGGCTGCCACCTCTTCCACCAAGGCTCCTGCCTCCTCTTCCACCAAGGCTGCCACCTCTTCCACCCAAGGCTGCTTCCACCCGACCAAGGCTGCATCCACTCCGACCAAGGCTGCATCCACTTCGACCTTGGTTGCGTCCGCTTCGACTTTGGCGATCCCTTCTTTGACCTTGGATCCCTCACCTTTGGTTGTGGATGCCTCTTCCCAAAAAATGATGAAG TTTACAGAGGATGGTGTGATATACTTTGAAATGACCCAGCTTGATGAATTTTCATATCTTGGTGTAATGAAGATAGGCGGGAGTTTTTTTCCCAAGTCGTGCATCAAAATTGACGAGAATTCTACTTCAGATGTCTCAATTAGGCTTAAGAAAAACTCATGCCTATTGAACATTGAATTTTCAATGTATTTCCACTCCCTTTCTAGTAGGGTAGCAATTGTTGAGCCGGTCCGTCCAGTAAAAGCGTTCTTTGAATTGAAGCTTGAAGATTTCAAATCGAAAGCAATGGCTCAAACTTGTAAAAAATGGTGGGAATATATCAAAGACGACTTTTTATCAATATTTCG AGGCGTAATATGTGGCATGCTTGCCATATATTCAGATCAAAAAGTCTGTAGTGATTTGGAAAAATCACTTTATGTCACCGAGGAGGGAGAAGccaaaatatttcatatttctCAAGAAAAATTTACATTCAGCCAAGCGCAAAAAGAAGTGTATGATCTGTTGTCCATTATTGAAGGAGTCATTACTTTGATAAGACCAAGATCAAGACAAGATTTGGAAACTTGGCGTAAAGAGTTTGAGCTATCTTATGAACTGCCTTTAGAATTAGTTCATTTTTTAAACAGCTTAAGAGTCAGGAAAAT ATGTGATAGCATTCATCCAATGTTTTTGATTGATCACCCATTTTTCTGGTCGATAAATCATCGGGTTTCATTCATCCGGTTTCTTGAAGAGGCTATTAAAGAAAGGCTAATCAATAAGAATCTTTTCAAAGTGGAAATGAATCGGATGTTTAGGAATCAAAATTGGAGGATTGAAGTCTCAAATGACATGTTATTGTCAGAAATCTACAACTACAAAGGACATGCCTTTTATGTTGAATCAATTCATgtcattaattttattcatgCAGTGTTTTCCCATGCTAATGACTATCAATATGATACCATACGCGGGAAAGAG GGTGGTTTGACTCTTGAGGAAAGGGAAAGTCTAATTACAAAAGTGTTTCCTTCATTATATACAAAACTTTATGACACCTTGTGTAATCATGCGAAAAATTCTAGTGG GAAATATACAAAGTCATTTTCAGATGTTCTTAAAAGTTTTTCAAGTTGTGGATCTCAATATTGA
- the LOC130803518 gene encoding IN2-2 protein-like, which produces MGMCPETEEAMIELIHYAINSGITFLDTSDVYGPYTNEILLSKALKGEMREKVQLATKFGITSKDGKFEVRGDPVYVRAACEASLKRLDVDYIDLYYLHRIDIRVHIEVTVSLFFFFFFFNISF; this is translated from the exons ATGGGAATGTGTCCTGAAACAGAGGAAGCCATGATTGAACTTATTCACTATGCTATCAACTCTGGTATCACCTTCCTTGACACTTCTGATGTTTATGGACCTTATACCAATGAAATTCTTCTTAGTAAG GCGCTTAAAGGAGAGATGAGAGAAAAGGTACAATTGGCAACAAAATTTGGAATTACAAGTAAGGATGGTAAATTTGAAGTGCGTGGTGATCCTGTCTATGTAAGGGCAGCATGTGAGGCAAGCTTGAAAAGGCTTGATGTTGATTACATTGACCTTTACTATCTACATCGTATTGATATTCGAGTTCACATTGAAGTTACCGtcagtctttttttttttttttttttttttaatattagctTTTAA
- the LOC130803819 gene encoding uncharacterized protein LOC130803819 yields the protein MVASFLEKSHNLILNFHSMFSSVHMVECTRRFKYRPVTELRVGSPPPSSPSSQKTPPSSFLQLKLSRLILFLLSWILPSSAPPLSSFKFRPGPGLLFFFILKLSSLLRGTAENSNLIYLCPTECIPQKIEVDISNLDIGDRIFMKDIEVDPSLKLLSGNDTKPICKIVASEVENQFAGR from the exons ATGG TTGCGTCATTTCTTGAAAAATCTCATAATCTTATTCTGAATTTTCACTCCATGTTCTCATCTGTACATATGGTTGAATGTACTAG AAGGTTTAAATACCGGCCCGTGACAGAGCTCAGGGTCGGATCCCCGCCGCCGTCTTCTCCCTCATCGCAGAAAACACCTCCAAGCAGCTTCTTACAACTGAAACTAAGCAGATTGATTCTATTCTTACTAAGTTGGATCCTTCCTTCTTCTGCTCCACCACTTTCAAGCTTCAAGTTCAGGCCGGGTCCGGGTCTTCTGTTCTTCTTCATTCTGAAATTGTCCTCCCTATTAAG GGGGACAGCTGAAAACAGTAACCTAATATATCTTTGCCCAACAGAATGCATCCCTCAAAAGATCGAGGTGGACATTAGCAATTTGGACATTGGAGACCGGATCTTTATGaaagatattgaggttgatcCGTCATTGAAGCTTTTAAGTGGGAATGATACAAAACCTATCTGCAAGATTGTGGCTTCAGAAGTAGAAAATCAG